TCCCTCTACCCCCGCTGTGATACCGGAGCCACGGGGCTGCGTTACCGCGGCGAGACTGGAGTTGGCAGCTGGCGTTAGGAAGGAAACAGTCCATCAGTTCATCCCACGGGGCCCGAAGGCTGCACCCCGGGTCTGACCCAGCCGGCCGGGCACAGCGGGCGGCTGCTCCGTCGCGGAGGGTCGCCGGGAGCGGgagcgccggcggcgggcggtgccgggcgctgccggcagggggcgccccgcgcccgccccgcagccagcggccccggcgccccgccgcgctcggccccggccgcgccggccGGCCCTGGCGGACCGAAGCTGGGCCGGCCGGGCTGCTCGGAGCTGCCTGGCTGAGCTTGCTGAGCAACCCGGGCTTTCCAAGGGGGAGAATCACtctttcagggggaaaaaatggaacaaTCTGAGGTTTTCCAATGTACGAACAAGGACATgtttgaaaaggcaaaaaagggcCTGAATGCCTATGAAAAGCGGTGACACTGCTGAGGTGGATGGTTAGTCCTTCTTTCTACCTCACGCAGAGGTTTTAAAAAGGAGcaacaaacattttctctttcaagtcaCCTTTTATGCTTCTTAAAAGTCACCTCGCAGGATGAAAgtgtaaataaaagcaactcTACTTTGTAAACCTTTACAAATCTTCTAACTAGGGCAATTCTTTCTgacttggggctttttttttattttaaggtcaGCTTGTACAATGCAGGTTTCCACAGAAATCATTTGGTGGCAGAGCTGGCCGTAAATGATTATGCTGGCTTGAGTGATAATACACATTATAAACCCTGTCCTTCCTGCATAAAgagcaagcaaacaaatgaacaagCGAGTAAGCTTGCTCATTGAGAGCGACGCTGCAATCTCTGCTAGAGGTCTACAAGCTCTGCCTGCAATGATAGAGCAACGGTTAATAATTCTGCAGTGAATATATTGCCTTTCTGCACTCCACGCAAATGCAAGGAAAAGCTTCCATAATCTGTTACTGATGCAGGAACATAAATCCATCCTCAGAAGCAACTTCATACTGTTCTCGCCACTGTTGCCGACTTGATAGGGCACACGAAGAAGTAAACAGGCTTTTGCTGAGGCCAGTGGTGCTGCAGGTGGATGCTCCCAGTATCCAAGGAAAAATATCTGCTCCCTTTACCATTCAGTCATACTCTAAATGAAAGAGCCTAATTTCACTGCAGAAAAGGGATTTAGAGATTTTAGTACCTATGTGTTTTTGAAAAACAGGACTCCGGCTCCTAAATTattggaaaatattaatatttctttgtttGGACAAAACCAAGAACTAGCAGGGTGAgaattgtaataataatataGTACAAAGTCTTTGGAAGTGGTTTGGAGACAAATATTGTTAGGATTTTTAAATAGCATGCATGCCTCTAGCTGGCTGAATTAGAGCCTGAGTTTACAAAAGAATATAGGGTGGGTATGTATATAAAAGTATCAGCGTTTCCCTCAATTGTATAAAGAACATCCTTGAAAGGTAACAAATTCATTACATAAGTATGTTGCCATGGTGGAAATCCCTTCTGAGAAACATCTTATAACTCAATAGATAATAAAAGAGCTTATGTAGGTGGATGAATGAGTTTGCTAATTTATTGAGGAATAATATGGTGGAGAAATCCCAAACTTGGTATTAGCAAAGGATCCATTACTTTCATTCTGTTCACAGTTTCTATTATTCTTTCACATGGGTTTGTATTGTTGGCTTTGAATTaatacaaatactttaaaaaatgttagtttCCAGAAATGAGATGTCTCCTAGAAAATCGTGACAAACCATCATTTCCCAAACAGCTATTGTTTTTCTACTACCAGAGGAAGTCTTTTCTCTCCTACCAGTATTTTTTAAGATCCAGAAAAGTAAATTGTTATGTTTAGACTTGTGTTGGGTAAAACACTGGCACTAATTATGAAAAAGAATGCAGGAGCTTTGAGAAATTTGCCGCATTTTGTCTCCAGAGGGCACAGAAGCAGAGGTATTACTAAGTTGTATAGCAAGCTCCAGTCACTGGTGGTATTTCAGAATAACTGGTATTCTGAGTTCAGTCACAGTTGACAGTCTGAACTCCTCAGTGTGTACTGGTGCTTGTATAGGGTGTAATTGCTTTTCCAGACAACAGTGAAATCTCTGTGAAGTATATTATAGCATACAATATCTGGAATTTTGACAGACACAGATAACCACAGCAGTGTGTTGAATGCTGTGAATAATGACTGTAAATTGCAACTGTTTAGCATGGGTTTAAATGCAGAACCTGAAAGCTGGTGGAGTTTTCTCCCATTGAGATTTGAATCTTTTTACATTATACAAATACTCCAGTTGTGTTCTGAGCTATAGCACTGCAAAGACATCTCTGAAGCTGCTTATTTTTGCATTGCAAATATTTGTGTGCATGTAGAACCAATGTCCTTTTCCTTCATGCTACTATACAATTCAGATTAGACAAAGTTTTAATTCATTAACATTTCACTGACTTCTCATCCTgccctcactttttaaaattactgtagaCTTTTGCCTGGATATCCATGGCTATATTTCACCCTAAGTCACACTCCACTTTTTGGGACACTGTGACTTGTGAGGACTGCAggtttaggggagaaaaaaaaatagccatagGACATAAAGTTTTAAGGCACACCCTGTTGTTATTCATCTGCCCTTAAAAATAAGACGAGAAATGACCCACAAGTGACAGTGTCATCTTAGTATCACAGTATGTTAGTATGCATATTTGCATGGGCAAAAGCGTGCTTTAACTGCTGTCCTGTTGTTATTTACAGGGTGGGATGATGACCTGGTGCTGGTAAAAGTGCCTCTTCCCTGGGACACCTGGATCCACTCTAGGGACATTTTGCCAGTGGGCAGCATCACTCCCTGACAACCTGCTCCGACTACGGGCATAGCTGACACATGGAATCTGCTCCAATGTGCTTCATAATTGCAGTCCCTGCTTACTCATGAGACACCACCAGCTCTTTCAAAATGCAGTATGGAGGAGCAGAGAAGACATGTGAGTAAAGATTACACACGTCCAGTGAGTACGCTGTTGAAGAAGGAAAGCATAACCAGTGTTACACCGCAGAAACTTGAGGAGCCACCTTTCTCCCTGTGATTACCCTGTCTCTTTGCAGTTTTGGTGCTGAGACGACAGCACAAGGCAACACCATCAGCAGGGAAGTGGTTGGTCTCCATGATATCTCCACCACCTTGCCCACTCCCCGTGAGCTCACTCTGGGAGGAAATGAGTGGTGTTAaacttccccagccccagcgagGAAGCCCTTGGGAAGTTGGGTCCTCTGTAATGCGGGGCACACCGTGACTCCAAATCACCCTCTCTATCTGCAGAAAACCTGTGATGGAGCCCTTTCCTAACCTTTGGGCTGCACATAGGTTGGCTCTCAGGAATATACTCACACAGGCTTTCATATTCGCTTGCAGGACCTGGAAGGCACTAATAACGTACAACTTGTCCCTTCCTACTCCAAGatgactgaaaacatttttcatgtagaAGGAGAGGAGTTGATCTCGAACACTGCAGTTTGTCTGAAAACAAAGCAGGTAAAGAGTTGCTAAATTAAAACCTCGCAAGTCAACTTTGGCCTAAAACTTCAGCCTCgtaaaaatatgcatgtttgGAAAGTGTACAAtcaataaaagcattttcattaattttagtATCTCATTGgactgcttcctttttttttaaacagctcaaTGTACCCCTGTGGTTTctgaaggaaaggcaggaggatgctgtgctggcagccaaaGGAGTATTGGTAAGACCAACCATGAACAGAAGTGACAGCAACACATCTATTTAACACACAAAGTATAAATGGAAGATAAATTGAGGAGCTGAGTCAGACCATCTTGGCCAAATTGTAGGAGTCATTGTGGGTGTCATTGTCCCATTCCTCCACATCAGTGCCCCATACCATTCGAGATACTGTAGGGTATCCCGCCCATCCCCAACTGCTGCTCCAGGAGAGACCAGTCATCCTGTACACCCTGTGTCCTATCTGCCTGGCCTGTGGGATCTCTTGGATACCCAAAGTTATTTCAAATGGCTATATGCCTATTTTTAGGTAATGGAACCAAGTATCAGGTGTGAAATTCCCACCAGGACGGTAATACAGCTGCAGATTAAGCCACCCAAATGCAGGTGTCCATGTGTAGGTCCCACAGGCAAGCAAGGAGCCTTCACTCCCAAGGTAATCAATGAGATCCAGGGGAGTTCAAAGGCCAGTAGGTCTCTACTTAAGGATAAACTGACTCAGTTAGCCCTGCTGACTAGATCTCTGAATTAAGGAAGCGAAAATATCTCACACACTTGTAGTCACTTACAAATAGGCACCCCAAGTTTAGCGTCTCACTCCCATGCTGAATCGCACTGGGGAACTCTGATCTCCCTCTTCCAGTGCCCCTGCAGACATCAAAGCccagagcagctccttgggtgtcctagctgctctgcagcatccctgggctATCCGTGGTACCACACACCCTCAGCAGAAGGTGCCTCAGCTGCTGGGACAGCGGCTGTGGCCCTGGCCCTCACGTGGATGGGCTGGTGCCTGGAAAGCATTGCTGGGGAGGATCGCACTCAGCCAAGTGCTCACAGGAGGAGCAAGTGCTACCACGAGCACGCTCCTCCCCGACACGGCAAACGCCCTTACCCCAAGTTTCCTGGCAGAGCACCACTGCAACCACCTAGAGAGAAGTGCTTCCAGCCAGGCTTTCCAAATCCATGCTCAACTCTCTCCTGGTGTCCCAGAGCAAAATCCCTTTCTGTGGGGCAGAGATAACACTCTGCCTCTAAGCAGAGGACTTCATTGAACGTATGGCTTTCATAAATATAATGTCCTTCCCAATTAAACACACGTGATTTTTGTGTTGGCTGTCATTCCTTTTGATCACACATTCCTATCTCTACTGACCAAAGGAAAATCAaagtaagaaaatggaaaaacaatagtATAAATCTTACcataaacagcatttttgttgtctttttaagCAGTCTTGTGTTCTTGATGAGATCCTTCTGTAAAATATAACGTGGTAGTATTAATTAACCtaagcagaggaagggagacaGAGTTTTAAGTCTGGTTTGTATAAAAattagtagtaataataataataataataatcatcttCTTATTCAGATGTAGGATGAGGACTCAGCAAGTCTATGTTCCAGTCCCAGCCTAGCTACAAACTTCTTCCATGGCAAGCTCCTTGGCAAACTCATCCCACCTCTCTATGCAtcttcttttttcccatctttacAAAAGGAGTAGTAGCAGCATTACCGTGTCTCTCAGGACTGTAGAGATCATTCGGCTTATTAAAGTTTCCAGGTGCTCAGTAATGAAGCTGGTAAAGAAGCATCtataagtaaaataaacttttcaacTAGTGGGATCAACTTACAGGAACAGATGATTTTAAACTAGTTGCCTTGATATACAGGTTCTCTGTCACTTGGGAGAGGAGTCCTTTTCGGCAGGTATGCTTTCCTGTAGGTGACTTTTTGCCTTCCACAgtgaaaagacaaagcagaactAAAAAACGCCCAGATCTGAAAATAGAATATACTTTCATCTTCGCTCCCAAATCTTCGTGCCTCTACAGTCACAGCAGCATATGTGATACAGCAAGACTGGTTAGATGACAGAGGTTAACCTAATTTTGTTAACCCTCAAAGCGGCTTCTGCACTGAGATGCTCACGTAGATAACCTATTGCTTGTGTGCTGGCTGATCAGTATTGTTGCTGTGCTTTTTTATACATCTTGCTCCACTTTCAACAAATTTGACCACAATCATCTGTGACGTTTTTCTAAACGATATCTCCATATTTACTGGCAGCAGGGTCAAGGTTTCCAAGAAAGAAGAACTTCCCTCTCATGTGAGAAGTCTTCTTTCATTTAAGTGGTGGTCAAGTGAGAAAAAGGTAGTTGAGCTGGTTAGTTTGGTTTCCTAACAAAATATACCaaatgtgtgaatttttttttatttttccacagaacCTTATGGCAGCACTTTTCTGAAAGGTAATGGCCCGGagataaaaaaatctttgctaatTTACCCTAAGAAGTATTAGAAAATCAGTTATCTATAAGGAAGTTAGACTGCACTGCCTTTAAAGCTTCACTGTCCAGTCTTTGAGAATTGTTTTGTTTCAGGGGTACAGCAGCTAGTAGCAAAGGAGTTTGCTGCCTATTTTAATCTCTGTAATTAGTCTTTTGTCAGGGCAGGATTTGCCCCAGTAGAAGCAGCAGGCTGTTTAGTGTGAAAGGGAGGGCTCTAGGGAGGGCTCTGTTCAAGGACCAGGGCATGCCTGGCTATCAAGTTGCCTCATGAGCCCACTAAGAGCCATGGGCACTGGGAATTAATGTGCAAGGTCCCAGCACGCCCACCATGGATGTGGTGAAAGTAAAACCATAGAGTCAGATCGTCACTCTTCTTCAGAGTTGCTCAAAAAGAGATTGGGCCTGTTTCTGAGATAGCCAAATGCTGAGGGTTTCTCAGGTACCACTCCAGACACACAAGGAACATCACACCAAGGATAGACTTGGAAATGTTGAAGTGACACCAGCAATGTGAGGCTGTTAAGCCAAGGAAGGGTGTAAGTCAAATGTCAAGAGCCCTGGGACTGGCTGAGGTGTATGcaagaagagggagaaagcaggTTTTGGTCCAGCATAGCAATACTTCAGCCTACAGTGATACCTTCTTTGTTGGAAGTAAAAGCAAGCTCTTGAAATGTTCACTCAGGACAGAGTTTTTTACTCCTTTAATGTTTCAAGAGCAACACAGAAGGGCTGAAACAGatcagagaaaattatttaaactacAACTGATACCACTCAAAGGGACCTTGAGTTGCCAGAGCCAGCGGCAGAGCTGTATGCCCCTCTGTGGCACCACCAGGGCACCCATGCCAGGGGCATGAGCTGGCTTTGGGATGGGAAGAAGAAGGGTGAGATGAGCTGGATAATAAACTCACCTAGCCTTGATCCCGTTGGCCATTTACACAAACAAACGTGCATGCAGCCTCCAGGCCAAGCTGGCCTGGCATCCAGCTTCAAGGATCCCACCTGTAATAGCTCTGGGAAATGCATTTTACCACAGAACCATCCACACATCTCAGTAGCTTCACCAGCACTGAAGTGCTGATGGGGTCCAGGGACAAAGAGGACCAACAAGGGAAGGAGAGCTTAGACTTTTTGAAAGGGGAGTTGATGGAGACCTGAGGCACTGTGTGCATTTTAGTGCTCATTTGAACTGTGGTCTGTACTTAAACTCTCTAAATGCTGTCAGGCCTGACAGATGAGGTGCACCAATCATCAGCATACAAGGTATGTGGACAGCAGATTAGCCGCTTACGCCTAGTTTGTTCCTAGAAGAGGATCTCGGGCAATAGCAGGAGTAGAGTCAGAATGCAAAACTGCCTTGGGTTCCCCAAGGTGTGGTACTCCCTGGTCAACAGTCTTCCTCTAAATGGAATAAATGGGTCATGTAGCCAGTCTGTAATagcttttcacaagaaaaatcaATAATTGTCAACATCTCTGAAACTTCTGATGTTGCTGGAAAACCCTTGAGCCCACAAGTTTCATTTTGTCTGTTCTGTGAGCTCCTATCACTGTGCTTAGAGGACTGTAGCAGTGACACAGTTGCATTGGGCTCTAGAGACCTCCGCACGTCAATCAGCAAACATCTTACTGAATCAGCTAACTTTTCAACTGAGTGGTGTAAAAGGATGCAGATGGATGCAGATGTATGGtggccatatttaaaaaaataaataaataaaaaggaaataggaCTTTCCTATCCTTCCTGTCATAGAAGGATGGTGGGTACCATTTAATATCCAATCCTGTAAAATCGGTTACACTTCCACTTATTTTTATATGCTGACTTAATTACTAGTCAGAGAATAGCCAATATTCTTTAACTTTCTCATCTGTTATTTGTTCAGAACAAAGATGGTCTTTTCTTTTGGTGTCTCGTGTAACGCTTTGTACACTGGATTTTAGTGCCACTTTTGCACTCAGACATAATTATGGTATAAATAATATAGAATACCAAAGAACCTgtattattcagtattttaaagttatgtgaagcagaggaagaaatgaatTCAGGGACTCCAGCCGTTTTAGCAATGAAGACAGAGAAGATCTGCAAAGCTTTGTATGGGCAGTGGAACTGATATGTCCAGAGCCAGTCTGAGGACAACAACAAAATACACCACCAGGACCTAGGCTGGGAACCACAGGAGTTCAAGGAGCCTGCCCCAAAGGAAATGGGCTCTGTCCATATGGAAAATTTCAGATGTACAGTATCAATTAATACTTAAGGAACAATACAATACTGATAACACATGCGAAGTTCATGTGTTACATTAATAAAAAATGTGTAAAGTTTATGATCAtgagaatgaaagagaaagaaaataactaagaaaaaagaataggaaaaactAGCAGAATAGCCAACTTATTAGAGTAGAAAATCTTGCCTGATTTACCTTAGGGACTAAGTTTCAAAGAAGGCTCTGTGTGACCTATGCTCCACATGAGTGCATGAGaccagcagcctggagaagatCCTTTCTTGGCTGTCTTACTGTGAACCATGGAATTGTCTTGATCTGTATGAGTTCAGTAGATATTAATATTAAATTCTCTTGATCTGTGTAGAACGAACAGATACATCTACCACTGCTGCAAAGTTCCGTTAGTCTATTTAAGGTAACAATCATGTCTACTGGTTGTTTTGCAGCTTAATTGGCTTTCTGATCTCCATCCATAAAAAGCTTTGTCTAGTTTCTTACTTCTGAATCTTCTCacctttcacattttctgtttattttatttcctgttagtATAACTAGAACTAAATTAGTCGTGTACTTCCTCTAAACGTTACTCATATTTGCTTAGCTGCTGCTAATGTTATGCTGTCTCTTAAGACTATTCTCtactatttcttttgtttccttatcCTCTTTAATGCACTTTGGTCTTCTGAAAAATAATAGGTCTACATGAAGAGCTGCAGTATTTGTGCTCAGAAATGTGATTTGATGAGTAACAATGAAGTCTAGTGAGATTTTCCAAAAACTGAGGGTGACAATACTACTATAGGACATAAAAAATTGAGATGCCTGAGTGCCTCCATTAGAGAGAGAAGtttggagcagagcagctcctaGCATCCAAAACTGATTCTGCAATTTTCTGAACATGGTTGTAATGAACATAGGGACATAGGTAAGCACAAAATACCCACCAGTGTTTAAACACTGTTTCTTGTAACCTTCTATTATTATAATAGGAACCTTTGGAGCTGCTATAGATTTTGTACAATTACTGAACAATTATGAGCCAAGTTTTCAGACACAGGTACCTAAATTACCCATGCAAACGCAACACATAGGCACCCAACTATTCACTGCCATCAGCTTCAATAGTTATAAAAGGCAGGGGAACAACAGAGTAGCATGAACAGATGGTACTAGCAGCTCCTCTTAAATATTGTACATACACTGCTCTGGttaggaaaaaaccctgaaattggGACAGTGTAAAGAAAGCTAAAAACATTGAATGCGTAGGATTGGATGTCAGTCTGGTGCCTTTCTCGTCCCTAACTACTCATCCCTTACTACTAATTACGCCTTTCTCATCCCTAAATCACTACACTTGTTCCCATGACACACCCACACTACATGGTGCCTCTCCGGGTGCTCCTCAACTGCTTTTGTTGAGGAGCAAcaaaggttgaggttggaagggacctctggaggtcaccttgtccaaccctcctgctcaagcagggccacctagagccagttgcccagggttgtgtccagtcaggttttgaatatctccaaagatggaactccacaacctctctggacaacctgtgccaaaGTTTGGTCACCCTCGCAGTAAAAAAGTGTCTtattgtgttcagatggaatttcatgcattttaatttgtgcctattgcctcttgtcccgtcactgggcaccactgagaggAGTTTAGCTCTCTTTTTTACTCCCccctcaggtatttatacacattgataagatctccctgacccttctcttctccaggctgaacagtcccaactctTGCTGCCTCTCCTCAGATGAAAGATGCTCAGGACCCTTAATTATCCCTGCGGCCCTCCACCACCAGGGCCACATATCCACCACACACAGAATTTTTTCACTCTATGCCTTAGacaaacttcattaaaatgttaaGGTATTAAGTAAAGCAGAAATCAGACTCAAACCTAGATGAAGaagacaaaccaaaccaaaaaaaaaccccaaaacccgaAACCCAATTACATTTCCTCTGGGCATTTGCATCTCTGCACTTTACGAGTATCATCTTTTGAGTAAGCCTCAAATGTGAATTGCTATAAAACATACTGTTAATCTCCTCTCATCTTCAAAAAATGGCACAGACTGGTTCAAGTGGTGGATCTCCCTGTGCTACTGGCCttgttctgtgttttggtttggtggcaGATGGCTGACAATTGTCTGTCAAGCTAGTTTTACTTCAGCCATCTGATAGGAAGGTCTCAGCACATTCAGTTTTTTCAGAGACAGATTACAGAGTATATTCAGGGTCCAGTTTGAAATCACCAAGGTGATAAAACTAGAATTTTCCCTCTGTGCTCAGAAAATAGACAAGAGTTTTAAGTTTTCAAAGCAGTAGTAATTTTTATGGCCAACAATTAGCTACTTTGAAAGAATGCTCAGCACTCTCTGAATATCTTCAAATGTCGCCAGCTGAGTAATTAAAATCAGTAATCACTTCATGGCTAGACAAGGAGCTGAATTTGACATAAAACCTTTATGTATATAGCCTTTACTAGTCACATTCTTGTAGTCTGATGGGTAGACCACCATTTGAGAAGAGAGATTATGAAAGAAAGAGATATGAAAAAGTGTTTGAGTATATTCACATTGTTCCCATCAACTAGTCAAGTGATCTCACTTAATGGCAGTGATTCAGTCCCCAAACTCTTCAGAAAACGTTCGTCTGCTACCACCAAACTCACACGAGGAAATCCCTGTACCGCGGTATTACTGCAGAGTGTACAGACGTGCTCGGCAATAACAGACAGCTCAGCTTGCCCACGTAGGCAGGCGGCTATTCCAAACTCTTCGTTTTCTCTTGCGACATAGACGAGTGTTCAAGAGTCTGTGACCTGCTTTCTCCTGTAATTTCATCACGGGTTTATAGAAAGGTTGTACTaaaattatgaaaggaaaaagcaaaccgGATGGAAACCTGAGCCCGGTTCTAGGGGAGGAGGTTCTGGTAGAAGTGGGTCAGTTTGCATGGCACCACTCTTATACTGAAAAGCTTCTCTCTCCTTCTATCTTTGTGcaccatttttcagttttctctctccccctgattttttttacccttcttgcttgcttctcttttcaaatttaatttttaacgatttttcccctctgttctctCAACCCAGGACATCCCTGAGCATCTTGGCAATGCCAGCACAGGGTGCCTGTACAGCTCTCCGAGTAATAACTAGGAGCTGAGCTAAAAGATTGAGAAGCTGCAGAAACTACAGTCTCCATCCCGGAAAGATTTCTTGGTGTTGGAAAAGGACATTATTTAAGGCATGAATTGAGCAGACTGCTCAGAGGTGGCTGTGTCACTAATGTAAAGTCCTGTgagaaacaaattttgaaatctaatttaaaatagtaatgaaatAGAATTTCTGGGCAATATTCAGAAACTACAGTGATAAGTTAGGACTTACAGAGGTATAAGTAACCTAACCAGATGCTGGTGAACAATACTGAATTGAATCTTTCAGCTGGCATGCCCATGTTAACGGCAGGCAGCAGAACAAACTAcatgaagaaaaatcattataGTTGACCTTTCTTGGCAAGAAtagtctttcatttaaaaaagaaaaaagctatgtAGGAAATGTTTGCTTGCAGTGTATTTCCATAGTTGGACTGACTGCCGCAGAATGGCTGCGACCTTGATTCTCCAACAGGAGAATCAGAGAGCAAAAGCAAGGGAAACAATTGTGCAGTAGGCAACAAGAGGATGTTCCAGAGCATTTTTCCATTGGAGATGCCATTCTCCCTCTGGTGAACTTAAACCCCTCTGGTGAACTTAAACCTATTGGTAATCAAGGTGCTTCCCTCAGTTACATTTCCCTTGGAAGTAGTCCTCAAGCCCTGAGAAGTCTATGACCTTCAGTCAGAGGTTGCTGCCATGGTGTCATCTCCCCAGCTTCCGTTCAATAACCCCTTCATGTCTCTGGACTTCTCTGCTTCCCACTGTGTATCTGCCTTCTTTGTGAAGTGGTGCTTTCAATGAATCTAATCAAGTAGGGgcattttttgtggaaaatttacTTATTTAACTATCAGATATGATCCTGTCTGGCACTTTTTTGCTGGAGAAGATATAGGAGCCAAATAATAAATTTCTCATGAGAGGttcattttccaaagcatgtGAAATCCTGTGGCACAGGCCACATAAATAAGCACTAGAGAAGTACCTGAGGATGGCATAAAATCTGGGTTTCTTGTTGGCAGTATTTATAAAAAAGATTGTATCGTAA
The genomic region above belongs to Mycteria americana isolate JAX WOST 10 ecotype Jacksonville Zoo and Gardens chromosome 1, USCA_MyAme_1.0, whole genome shotgun sequence and contains:
- the IL26 gene encoding interleukin-26; this translates as MKVYSIFRSGRFLVLLCLFTVEGKKSPTGKHTCRKGLLSQVTENLYIKATSLKSSVPKDLIKNTRLLKKTTKMLFMTNCSVRDQLLSFYMKNVFSHLGVGRDKLYVISAFQVLQANMKACLPCAPSTRLTSAVKKLKKTFLKLGEKGIYKAIHELDILLPWIQAYIQTIV